One Nisaea sediminum genomic window carries:
- the tgt gene encoding tRNA guanosine(34) transglycosylase Tgt produces MTVGYELITKDGGARRGRLTTAHGTIETPAFMPVGTAATVKCMLPDSVKATGAEILLGNTYHLMLRPGAERVEKLGGLHRFMNWSGPILTDSGGFQVMSLSKLRKITEQGVTFQSHVDGKSHELTPESSMRIQHQLDSNITMCFDECTPYPVEKKEAAESMRLSMRWAQRSRDAFVDRDGYGLFGIVQGSVFEDLRHESIDALTKIGFDGYAVGGLAVGEGQEMMFSTLDFTTPNMPEDKPRYLMGVGKPDDLVGAVERGIDMFDCVLPTRCGRTGQAFTRRGTVNIRNARHAEDPRPLDPGCSCPCCKDYSRAYLHHLFKTGEVLGLMLLTWHNLAYFQEVMAGLRSAIEGGRLKDHAVAFRAEQALGDIEPL; encoded by the coding sequence ATGACCGTCGGATACGAACTGATCACCAAGGACGGCGGCGCCCGGCGCGGCCGCCTGACCACGGCGCACGGCACCATCGAGACGCCGGCCTTCATGCCGGTCGGCACGGCGGCGACGGTGAAATGCATGCTGCCGGACTCGGTGAAGGCGACCGGCGCGGAAATCCTGCTCGGCAACACCTATCACCTGATGCTGCGTCCCGGCGCGGAGCGGGTGGAGAAGCTCGGTGGGCTGCACAGGTTCATGAACTGGTCCGGGCCGATTCTGACCGATTCCGGCGGCTTCCAGGTCATGTCCCTCTCGAAGCTGCGCAAGATCACCGAGCAGGGCGTGACCTTCCAGAGCCATGTCGACGGCAAGTCGCACGAGCTGACGCCGGAAAGCTCGATGAGGATCCAGCATCAGCTCGATTCCAACATCACCATGTGCTTCGACGAATGCACGCCCTACCCGGTGGAGAAAAAGGAGGCGGCGGAGTCCATGCGGCTCTCGATGCGCTGGGCGCAGCGCTCGCGCGACGCCTTTGTCGACCGGGACGGTTACGGGCTCTTCGGGATCGTGCAGGGAAGCGTGTTCGAGGATCTCCGGCACGAATCCATCGACGCGCTGACGAAGATCGGCTTCGACGGTTATGCGGTCGGCGGCCTCGCAGTGGGCGAGGGGCAGGAGATGATGTTCTCCACGCTCGATTTCACTACCCCGAACATGCCCGAGGACAAGCCGCGCTATCTGATGGGCGTCGGCAAGCCGGACGATCTGGTGGGCGCGGTCGAACGTGGCATCGACATGTTCGACTGCGTGCTGCCGACCCGCTGCGGTCGCACCGGACAGGCCTTCACAAGGCGCGGCACCGTCAATATCCGCAACGCCCGCCATGCCGAGGATCCGCGCCCGCTCGATCCGGGCTGTTCCTGCCCCTGTTGCAAGGATTACTCCCGCGCCTACCTGCATCATCTCTTCAAGACCGGCGAGGTCTTGGGTCTGATGCTGCTGACATGGCACAATCTCGCCTACTTCCAGGAAGTGATGGCCGGGCTCCGCTCCGCCATCGAGGGCGGAAGGCTGAAGGATCATGCGGTCGCTTTCCGGGCCGAACAGGCACTGGGCGATATCGAACCTCTCTGA
- the queA gene encoding tRNA preQ1(34) S-adenosylmethionine ribosyltransferase-isomerase QueA encodes MHINLFDYELPQHFIATRPSEPRDSARLLDLSGEGIVDRSVGDFPALLRPGDILVYNDTRVIPARLIGRRGEARIEATLHKAEPDGSWAAFVRPAKRCRVGDRVLFEGELEAEVIEKRDGGETVFRFPETGAALIETLKRVGSMPLPPYIKRDEGESVDDDASYQTMFAARDGAVAAPTAGLHFTDRLIGRIDAAGVERCALTLHVGAGTFMPVKVEDTDDHKMHFEWGEISAEAAERINRARAAGGRVVAVGTTSLRLLESAAREDGSLPPFSGETGLFITPGYRFKIVDMLLTNFHLPKSTLLMLVSALAGRERILAAYEHAKAEGYRFFSYGDACLLKRTDLST; translated from the coding sequence ATGCACATAAATCTCTTCGATTACGAGCTGCCGCAGCATTTCATCGCGACTCGCCCCTCCGAGCCGCGGGACAGTGCGCGGCTGCTCGATCTCTCGGGCGAGGGGATCGTCGACCGCTCGGTCGGCGATTTCCCCGCTTTGCTCCGACCGGGCGACATCCTTGTCTATAACGACACAAGGGTGATCCCGGCCCGTCTGATCGGCCGACGGGGTGAGGCGCGGATCGAGGCGACGTTGCACAAGGCGGAGCCTGACGGAAGCTGGGCCGCCTTCGTGCGTCCGGCGAAACGCTGCCGCGTCGGCGACCGCGTGCTCTTCGAAGGCGAGCTTGAGGCCGAAGTGATCGAAAAGCGGGACGGCGGTGAAACCGTCTTCCGTTTTCCCGAGACCGGCGCCGCGCTGATCGAGACCCTCAAGCGCGTCGGCTCCATGCCTTTGCCGCCCTATATCAAGCGGGACGAAGGGGAGAGCGTCGACGACGATGCCTCCTACCAGACCATGTTCGCGGCCCGCGACGGCGCGGTCGCGGCGCCGACGGCCGGGCTGCACTTCACCGACCGGCTGATCGGGCGGATCGATGCCGCCGGTGTGGAGCGCTGCGCGCTGACCCTGCATGTCGGCGCCGGCACCTTCATGCCGGTTAAGGTCGAGGATACCGACGATCACAAGATGCATTTCGAGTGGGGCGAGATTTCCGCAGAGGCGGCGGAGCGGATCAACCGGGCACGCGCCGCGGGCGGGCGAGTGGTCGCTGTCGGGACGACGAGCCTGCGTCTGCTCGAGAGCGCGGCGCGGGAAGATGGCTCGCTCCCGCCCTTTTCCGGCGAGACCGGCCTTTTCATTACGCCGGGTTACCGCTTCAAGATCGTCGACATGCTGCTGACGAACTTCCACCTGCCGAAATCGACCCTGCTGATGCTGGTCTCGGCATTGGCCGGGCGCGAGCGGATCCTCGCCGCCTACGAACATGCCAAGGCGGAGGGCTACCGCTTCTTCTCCTACGGCGATGCCTGTCTCCTGAAACGCACGGACCTTTCGACATGA
- a CDS encoding queuosine precursor transporter translates to MSTSNTAVFGRTGLIAGMTAMGVVVLVSNIAVNYPINDWLTWGALTYPIAFLVTDLVNRIFGPGPARKVVYTGFALGVALSLWFADQRIALASGTAFLTAQLLDIWVFDKLRRQSWWKAPLISSLLSSALDTALFFSLAFYATGLPWVTWAVGDYGAKLAMAAVLLVPFRAFIAVLPQRFQRDEPAADPAA, encoded by the coding sequence ATGAGCACTTCCAACACGGCCGTGTTCGGCCGCACCGGCCTCATCGCCGGCATGACCGCCATGGGTGTCGTCGTCCTCGTCTCCAATATCGCGGTCAACTATCCGATCAACGACTGGCTGACCTGGGGCGCGCTGACCTATCCGATCGCCTTCCTGGTGACCGACCTGGTGAACCGTATCTTCGGACCGGGTCCGGCCCGCAAGGTCGTCTATACCGGCTTCGCGCTCGGCGTCGCCCTGTCGCTCTGGTTTGCGGACCAGCGCATCGCGCTCGCCTCCGGTACCGCCTTCCTGACCGCGCAGCTCCTCGATATCTGGGTGTTCGACAAGCTGCGCCGGCAGAGCTGGTGGAAGGCGCCCCTGATCTCTTCGCTGCTCTCCTCCGCGCTGGATACCGCGCTCTTCTTCTCCCTCGCTTTCTATGCGACGGGCCTGCCCTGGGTGACCTGGGCGGTCGGGGACTACGGCGCGAAGCTCGCCATGGCGGCGGTGCTTCTGGTCCCGTTCCGGGCCTTCATCGCCGTCCTGCCCCAGCGTTTCCAGCGGGATGAACCGGCGGCGGATCCCGCCGCTTAA
- a CDS encoding transporter substrate-binding domain-containing protein, which translates to MAGERQKAWMISSVKPALLAAILAALFYPFILAPGFAQNVEPVAHLDLTGEERDWIKSNPDVLVAFDPFYAPYSFLGNKGGYTGLAPELFAQIGKLTGLNFRAAQVRDWNDILDKARSRNIDVVATVVETAARREFLDFTDPFLPTPLVIMARTGDYSVLGPESLSGKTVALVRGYSTTDRVLADHPDIITRFVDSPLEGLQDLSVGRADAYVGVVGVNTYLVRHNGLANIRIASEYELGLGETAQSIGIRPDRPILRRILQKAVRSLGDVQQTVTYQKWIPILQTVVEETSSAPFELTDEERAWLRKFGPIRIGTNNAWAPLDYADADGNPEGIGAGFLEAIDRRLGHVIEIVPGPWPEIYAAAETGALDGIAGITPTEARKRAFTFTDPYIEVPHVIFAPVDEQRLPSLDALSNKRVGIEAGFFLGDLIEQRYPGVTVVRFETTGDALTAVSKGEVDAYVGNRAVANYAIHAGLITNLKEHGTISETSSINAFGFAKGREVLRDIFQKALDSITVREKRLISGQWVSVERERTPFYLTPAERQWLLRHPTIRVAGDRDYAPIEFIGEDGTYQGLAPDFLAKLSEMLGISFVYDTKSSWPEALRKLENRELDIASAAAATDTRRAYASFTSPYLQLPVMIFGRKGGFFAANLDDLSGRTVAVVRGYADTELVMSGHPELSFVQVGTVAEGTELLLAGHVDAFVGSVLTTVHTLREDGNNALMVMGKTPFSVNLSIAVRKDWPVFTSIVRRAVSHLSATERTEIVNKWIGLRIKEPIDMRLLLQLSLTAFAIMAAAAVWIYFLWRRTRTQTVELAERNLALAEESRTRLAAQRIAERTTQEKDHLLANVSHEIRTPLNAILGYTELLQGRIAALRAGGKIAEYLDALRIAGTQLQTIVQDLLELAANRGRIELAEEQIALDTLFANVRSLLDATAGEEPSCVKWPEPVATTVLVDPHRLSQVLVNLLDNARKFSPANTEVTLTVRTCSNGDLEILVQDHGIGIDPDILDDVMEPFVRGDDPFVRTSQGSGLGLSICKAFVEAHGGTIRLQSVRGQGTTAIVRLPKSRVVHLEQPAS; encoded by the coding sequence TTGGCCGGAGAGAGGCAGAAGGCCTGGATGATCTCCTCAGTGAAGCCCGCGCTCCTTGCCGCAATCCTTGCGGCCCTGTTCTACCCATTCATTCTCGCTCCGGGGTTCGCGCAGAATGTTGAGCCGGTCGCACACCTCGATCTCACAGGCGAAGAACGGGACTGGATCAAGTCGAACCCCGATGTTCTGGTCGCCTTCGATCCGTTCTATGCGCCGTACAGCTTCCTCGGCAACAAAGGAGGCTATACGGGGCTCGCGCCGGAACTGTTTGCGCAGATCGGCAAATTGACGGGACTGAATTTCCGGGCCGCTCAGGTACGCGACTGGAACGACATTCTGGACAAGGCCCGCTCGCGAAACATCGATGTCGTGGCGACCGTCGTCGAGACCGCCGCGCGGCGCGAATTCCTCGACTTCACCGACCCCTTTCTGCCGACACCGCTCGTCATCATGGCCCGGACCGGCGACTACAGCGTTCTCGGGCCGGAGTCCCTTTCCGGCAAGACGGTCGCCCTGGTGCGCGGTTATTCGACCACCGACCGGGTTCTGGCGGACCATCCCGACATCATAACGCGCTTCGTCGACTCGCCTCTGGAGGGACTTCAGGATCTCTCGGTCGGACGCGCTGACGCCTATGTCGGCGTCGTCGGGGTCAATACCTATCTCGTCCGGCACAATGGGCTCGCGAACATCCGGATCGCGTCCGAATACGAGCTCGGCCTTGGCGAAACGGCACAAAGCATCGGCATCCGGCCGGATCGGCCGATCCTGAGACGGATCCTGCAGAAGGCGGTTCGCTCACTTGGGGATGTCCAGCAGACGGTGACCTATCAGAAATGGATACCGATCCTGCAAACCGTGGTCGAGGAGACCAGCAGCGCTCCCTTCGAGTTGACCGACGAGGAGCGGGCCTGGCTTCGGAAGTTCGGTCCGATCCGGATCGGCACCAACAACGCCTGGGCGCCTCTCGACTATGCCGATGCCGACGGCAACCCGGAAGGCATCGGCGCCGGTTTCCTCGAAGCCATCGACCGCAGGTTGGGACATGTGATCGAGATCGTGCCCGGCCCATGGCCGGAGATCTACGCAGCCGCGGAAACCGGTGCGCTTGACGGGATCGCGGGCATCACGCCCACGGAGGCCCGGAAGCGGGCCTTCACCTTCACGGATCCCTATATAGAAGTCCCACACGTCATATTCGCGCCGGTCGACGAACAGCGGCTCCCGTCCCTCGATGCACTCAGCAACAAACGCGTCGGGATCGAGGCAGGCTTCTTTCTCGGCGACCTGATCGAACAGCGCTATCCCGGCGTGACGGTCGTCCGTTTCGAGACAACCGGCGACGCGCTGACCGCCGTTTCGAAAGGCGAGGTCGACGCCTATGTCGGCAACCGCGCCGTCGCGAACTATGCCATTCACGCGGGACTTATCACGAACCTGAAGGAACACGGCACGATCTCGGAAACCTCCTCGATCAACGCCTTCGGCTTCGCAAAGGGCCGGGAGGTGCTGCGCGACATTTTCCAGAAAGCTCTCGACAGCATTACCGTCCGTGAGAAGCGCCTGATTTCCGGTCAATGGGTTTCTGTCGAGAGAGAGCGAACACCGTTTTACCTGACACCGGCGGAGCGGCAGTGGCTGCTCCGGCATCCGACGATCCGCGTCGCCGGCGACAGGGACTACGCGCCGATCGAGTTCATCGGCGAAGACGGAACCTATCAGGGCCTTGCTCCGGACTTTCTGGCGAAGCTGTCCGAGATGCTCGGCATCAGTTTCGTCTATGACACCAAGTCGAGCTGGCCCGAAGCTCTGCGCAAGCTCGAGAATCGCGAACTGGATATCGCCTCCGCTGCAGCCGCAACGGATACACGCCGCGCATATGCCAGCTTTACGTCACCCTATCTCCAGCTCCCTGTCATGATCTTCGGACGGAAGGGCGGCTTCTTCGCGGCGAATCTGGACGATCTCTCAGGCAGAACAGTTGCCGTGGTCCGTGGCTACGCAGATACCGAACTCGTCATGAGCGGACATCCGGAGCTTTCCTTCGTTCAGGTCGGGACCGTCGCCGAAGGTACCGAACTCCTGCTCGCCGGCCACGTCGACGCCTTTGTCGGGAGCGTTCTGACGACGGTCCATACGCTCCGCGAAGACGGGAACAACGCGCTCATGGTGATGGGAAAGACCCCGTTCTCCGTCAATCTCTCGATCGCCGTAAGGAAGGACTGGCCGGTGTTCACTTCGATCGTCCGCCGGGCGGTCAGCCACCTGTCAGCGACCGAGCGCACCGAGATCGTCAACAAATGGATCGGTCTGCGGATCAAGGAGCCGATCGACATGCGGCTGCTGCTGCAGCTCAGCCTCACGGCCTTCGCGATCATGGCCGCGGCGGCGGTCTGGATCTATTTCCTCTGGCGCCGGACCCGGACGCAGACGGTGGAACTGGCCGAGAGGAACCTGGCGCTCGCCGAAGAATCCAGGACACGCCTCGCGGCGCAAAGGATCGCGGAACGCACGACGCAGGAGAAAGATCACCTTCTGGCGAACGTGTCACACGAAATCCGGACTCCGCTAAATGCCATCCTCGGCTATACGGAACTCCTGCAGGGCCGCATCGCTGCGCTCCGGGCCGGCGGCAAGATCGCCGAATATCTGGATGCATTGCGGATTGCCGGAACGCAGTTGCAGACGATCGTTCAGGACCTGCTTGAGCTGGCCGCGAACCGTGGCCGTATCGAACTTGCCGAGGAACAAATCGCTCTCGACACCCTCTTTGCCAATGTACGGAGCCTTCTGGACGCAACGGCGGGGGAAGAGCCGTCTTGCGTGAAATGGCCGGAGCCGGTGGCCACGACCGTATTGGTGGACCCGCACCGGCTCTCGCAGGTCCTCGTAAATCTGCTCGACAATGCCCGCAAATTCTCGCCAGCCAATACCGAGGTCACGCTTACCGTTCGCACATGCAGCAACGGCGATCTGGAGATCCTCGTTCAGGATCATGGCATCGGAATAGACCCGGATATCCTGGACGATGTGATGGAGCCGTTCGTGCGCGGCGACGATCCCTTCGTGCGGACGTCGCAAGGATCCGGCCTCGGCCTGTCAATCTGCAAAGCCTTTGTTGAGGCTCATGGCGGCACCATCAGATTGCAGAGTGTCCGCGGCCAAGGCACGACGGCCATCGTACGCTTGCCGAAAAGCCGGGTCGTCCACCTCGAGCAACCCGCATCATAA
- a CDS encoding RSP_7527 family protein: MTAKSPKIERQTINHAEIERYMAAGRAERSKAVHEALKMVGRGIATLFDLHAVMQKKVSFEPTVKAAPKH, from the coding sequence ATGACTGCGAAGAGCCCAAAAATCGAACGCCAGACCATCAATCACGCCGAAATCGAGCGCTACATGGCCGCCGGCCGGGCGGAACGGTCCAAGGCCGTTCACGAAGCCCTCAAGATGGTCGGCCGCGGTATCGCGACGCTGTTCGACCTGCATGCCGTGATGCAGAAAAAGGTCAGCTTCGAGCCCACCGTCAAGGCGGCCCCGAAGCACTGA
- a CDS encoding benzoate-CoA ligase family protein produces MAENAGAARFYNAAEDLIGRNLEAGRGDKIAVIDGSGSYSYQQLSDRVERFANALRAAGIRREQRVILALHDTIDFPTAFLGAIRAGVIPVPVNTRLAARDYAFILSDSRAEALFVSANLKDGVLAEANTPRLVVVSGGESGGHTSFADFLATPGTDTAAAETVPDDMCFWLYTSGTTGMPKGAVHLHSHLLATADLYAIPTLGISESDIVYSAAKLFFAYGLGNALTFPFAVGATTILLEGPPDPVSVSRILREQKPTIFFGVPTLYGMLLASKDLPGQGEHAMRLCVSAGEALPEELLNRWRKRVGPEILDGLGSTEMLHIFLSNRIGEIYPGSSGKAVPGYDLRLVNDEGGLCKPGEMGILEVSGPTSAIMYWNQRAKSVDTFRGPWTRTGDKYVADENGVYTYCGRNDDMMKVGGIYVSPFEVEGALLKHEAVLEAAVVGHPDHDGLIKPKAYVVLVEGVTESAELTESLTAFVKADLAAYKYPRWIIFTDTLPKTATGKIQRFKLRETA; encoded by the coding sequence ATGGCGGAAAACGCCGGGGCGGCGCGATTCTATAACGCGGCCGAGGATCTGATCGGCCGCAATCTGGAGGCCGGGCGCGGGGACAAGATCGCCGTCATCGACGGCAGCGGCAGCTACAGCTATCAGCAGCTTTCGGACCGGGTGGAGCGCTTTGCAAACGCGCTCCGGGCCGCGGGCATTCGGCGAGAGCAGCGCGTCATTCTCGCCCTGCATGACACGATCGATTTCCCGACAGCGTTTCTGGGTGCAATCAGGGCCGGCGTCATTCCGGTTCCGGTCAACACCCGGCTGGCGGCGCGCGATTATGCGTTCATCCTTTCGGACTCCCGCGCGGAGGCTCTGTTCGTTTCGGCAAATCTGAAAGACGGCGTGCTGGCTGAGGCGAATACCCCGCGCCTGGTCGTGGTCTCCGGTGGAGAGTCCGGCGGGCATACCTCCTTCGCGGACTTCCTGGCGACGCCTGGAACAGACACAGCGGCGGCCGAGACGGTGCCGGACGACATGTGTTTCTGGCTCTACACCTCGGGCACGACGGGCATGCCGAAGGGCGCCGTGCATCTGCATTCACACTTGCTTGCCACGGCGGATCTCTATGCCATCCCGACCCTCGGGATTTCCGAGAGCGACATTGTCTATTCCGCGGCGAAGCTGTTCTTCGCCTACGGGCTCGGTAATGCGCTGACCTTTCCCTTCGCGGTCGGAGCGACGACGATCCTGCTCGAAGGGCCGCCGGACCCGGTCTCGGTTTCGCGCATCCTGCGTGAGCAGAAGCCGACCATCTTCTTCGGCGTGCCGACGCTCTACGGCATGCTGCTCGCCTCCAAGGACCTTCCCGGACAGGGCGAGCACGCGATGCGGCTTTGTGTGTCCGCAGGCGAGGCGCTGCCGGAAGAGTTGCTGAACCGCTGGCGCAAGCGCGTCGGCCCGGAAATCCTCGACGGGCTCGGCAGCACCGAGATGCTGCACATTTTCCTCTCGAACCGGATCGGCGAGATCTATCCCGGCAGTTCGGGCAAGGCGGTGCCCGGTTACGATCTGCGGCTTGTCAACGACGAGGGCGGGCTCTGCAAGCCGGGCGAAATGGGGATCCTGGAGGTTTCCGGTCCGACCTCGGCGATCATGTACTGGAACCAGCGCGCCAAGAGCGTCGACACCTTCCGCGGCCCCTGGACACGGACCGGCGACAAATACGTGGCCGACGAGAACGGCGTCTATACCTATTGCGGCCGCAATGACGACATGATGAAGGTCGGCGGGATCTATGTGTCGCCCTTCGAGGTTGAAGGGGCGCTGCTGAAGCACGAAGCTGTGCTGGAGGCGGCTGTGGTTGGCCATCCCGATCATGACGGTCTGATCAAGCCGAAGGCCTACGTGGTGCTCGTCGAAGGCGTGACCGAAAGCGCGGAGCTGACCGAGAGTCTGACCGCGTTCGTCAAGGCTGACCTGGCGGCCTACAAGTATCCGCGCTGGATCATCTTTACCGACACGCTGCCGAAGACCGCGACCGGAAAGATCCAGCGCTTCAAGCTCCGGGAAACCGCCTGA
- a CDS encoding flavodoxin domain-containing protein, whose protein sequence is MTVKILVATQGGTADLCAQEIVDTLADRGIDAEATLMGDFGPEVFDEGGQFIICTSTYGYGEIPDNGTEFYEALVANKPDLSRVSFAVFGLGDMTYEDTFNFAGQKFDTILAECGAERVIERHIHDANSGNLAEDEAIEWIEGWISVMEAKAAA, encoded by the coding sequence ATGACGGTGAAAATTCTCGTTGCCACGCAAGGCGGTACGGCGGATCTCTGCGCACAGGAAATCGTCGATACCCTGGCGGATCGCGGCATCGATGCCGAAGCGACGCTGATGGGCGATTTCGGTCCGGAAGTGTTCGACGAGGGCGGGCAGTTCATCATTTGCACCTCGACCTACGGCTATGGCGAGATCCCGGACAACGGCACGGAATTCTACGAGGCGCTGGTCGCGAACAAGCCCGATCTGTCCCGCGTCAGCTTCGCGGTCTTCGGTCTCGGCGACATGACCTACGAGGACACCTTCAATTTCGCCGGCCAGAAGTTCGACACCATCCTCGCCGAGTGTGGCGCAGAGCGCGTGATCGAACGGCATATCCACGACGCCAATTCCGGCAATCTCGCCGAGGACGAGGCGATCGAGTGGATCGAGGGCTGGATCTCCGTCATGGAGGCCAAGGCGGCCGCCTGA
- a CDS encoding helix-turn-helix transcriptional regulator: MRQRQHSETIPPRRSALGIEDYLARLGDRVRAARAKRGMSRKILARDSGVSERYLAQLESGRGNPSVAVLHQIADAMDMAVMELADPHGGTDPAMTEILSLLAPLDADELSEAARLLDRRFAGSSTRGRRIALIGLRGAGKTTLGRALAEKLGVPFIELNRVIEKDYGASIGELLSLSGQPAFRRYENRCLNQILSEYDEAVISTGGGIVANPETYTMLLRRAHTIWLQASPEEHMQRVVEQGDMRPMEQNREAMTDLRAILEARAPLYNRAEASVDTAGETLESSLAKLTETARGLIG, from the coding sequence ATGAGGCAGAGACAGCATAGCGAGACGATACCGCCGCGCCGCAGCGCTCTCGGGATCGAGGATTACCTCGCCCGCTTGGGCGACCGCGTGCGCGCCGCCCGGGCCAAACGTGGCATGTCGCGCAAGATCCTCGCCCGCGACTCGGGCGTATCCGAACGCTATCTCGCCCAGCTCGAGAGCGGGCGCGGCAACCCTTCCGTCGCCGTGCTGCACCAGATCGCCGACGCCATGGACATGGCCGTGATGGAACTCGCCGACCCGCATGGCGGAACCGATCCGGCGATGACCGAGATCCTCTCCCTGCTCGCTCCGTTGGATGCCGACGAGCTTTCCGAGGCGGCCCGGCTGCTGGATCGCCGCTTCGCCGGCAGCAGCACGCGGGGCCGTCGTATCGCTCTCATTGGTCTGCGCGGTGCGGGCAAGACCACGCTCGGCCGCGCGCTCGCGGAGAAACTCGGCGTTCCCTTCATCGAGCTGAACCGGGTGATCGAGAAGGATTACGGCGCCAGCATCGGCGAGCTGCTCTCGCTTTCCGGCCAGCCGGCCTTCCGGCGCTACGAGAACCGCTGCCTGAACCAGATCCTGTCGGAATATGACGAGGCGGTGATCTCCACCGGCGGCGGCATCGTCGCCAATCCCGAGACCTACACCATGTTGCTGCGCCGGGCGCACACGATCTGGCTGCAGGCGAGCCCGGAAGAGCACATGCAGCGCGTCGTCGAGCAGGGCGACATGCGGCCGATGGAACAGAACCGCGAGGCCATGACCGACCTCCGCGCCATCCTGGAAGCCCGCGCCCCGCTCTACAATCGTGCGGAAGCGAGTGTGGACACGGCGGGCGAAACGCTGGAGAGCAGCCTCGCAAAACTGACGGAAACCGCGCGCGGGCTGATCGGCTAG
- the amrS gene encoding AmmeMemoRadiSam system radical SAM enzyme — MSETVTDAAPSLAESAPPELIGKGPVVETEFWSMLPDGRVQCELCPRYCKLKEGARGLCFVRARQNDRIVLTTYGRSSGFCVDPIEKKPLNHFLPGTPVLSFGTAGCNLACNFCQNHDISKSREMDAMQAEAQPETIARAASKLGCRSVAFTYNDPIIFHEYADDVAIACREAGVKNVAVTAGYLTDKARPAFFRHMDAANVDLKAFTEDFYKQVTKSELGPVLDTLVYLREETDVWFEITNLIIPGENDSERELDEMTGWVVEKLGPDVPMHFSAFHPDYRMMDKERTPFDTLARARRIALRNGVRYAYTGNVHDLGRQSTYCSGCGERVIGRDWYVLSDWKLDAKGCCTSCGTRLAGVFEEKPGTWGQKRLPVDIGAFA; from the coding sequence GTGAGTGAGACTGTCACGGACGCGGCGCCGAGCCTCGCCGAGAGCGCGCCGCCGGAGTTAATCGGCAAGGGCCCGGTTGTCGAGACCGAATTCTGGAGCATGCTGCCCGACGGACGGGTGCAGTGCGAGCTCTGCCCGCGCTACTGCAAGCTGAAGGAAGGCGCGCGCGGGCTCTGTTTCGTGCGGGCGCGGCAGAACGACCGCATCGTGCTGACGACCTACGGCCGCTCCTCCGGCTTCTGCGTCGATCCGATCGAGAAGAAGCCGCTGAACCATTTCCTGCCGGGCACGCCGGTGCTCTCCTTCGGCACGGCGGGCTGCAATCTCGCCTGCAATTTCTGCCAGAACCACGACATCTCGAAGAGCCGGGAGATGGACGCCATGCAGGCCGAGGCGCAGCCGGAGACCATCGCCCGGGCCGCTTCCAAACTCGGCTGCCGCTCTGTCGCCTTCACCTATAACGATCCGATCATCTTTCACGAATATGCCGACGACGTCGCCATCGCCTGCCGCGAGGCCGGGGTGAAGAATGTCGCGGTAACGGCGGGGTATCTGACGGACAAGGCGCGGCCCGCCTTCTTCCGCCACATGGACGCCGCCAATGTCGACCTGAAGGCCTTCACCGAGGATTTCTACAAGCAGGTGACCAAGAGCGAGCTCGGCCCGGTGCTCGACACGCTGGTCTATCTCCGCGAGGAGACGGATGTCTGGTTCGAGATCACCAACCTGATCATCCCCGGCGAGAACGACAGCGAGCGGGAGCTGGACGAGATGACCGGTTGGGTGGTCGAAAAGCTCGGCCCCGACGTGCCGATGCATTTCTCCGCCTTCCATCCCGACTACCGGATGATGGACAAGGAGCGCACGCCCTTCGACACGCTCGCCCGTGCGCGGCGCATCGCGCTCCGCAACGGGGTGCGCTACGCCTATACCGGCAACGTCCACGATCTCGGCCGCCAGAGCACCTATTGTAGCGGCTGCGGCGAGCGGGTGATCGGCCGCGACTGGTACGTGCTCTCGGACTGGAAGCTGGACGCAAAAGGCTGCTGCACATCCTGCGGCACCAGGCTCGCGGGCGTGTTCGAGGAGAAGCCGGGCACCTGGGGGCAGAAGCGGCTGCCGGTGGATATCGGGGCGTTCGCCTAG